The following proteins are encoded in a genomic region of Oreochromis aureus strain Israel breed Guangdong linkage group 8, ZZ_aureus, whole genome shotgun sequence:
- the prodh2 gene encoding hydroxyproline dehydrogenase translates to MLCSYLRPSLPHILPVRLLSSAASRVAAVKQHELLSDTLAFEDPRAFKVKSLGELLRALGVFRLCSFPVLVNNCGKLMSVARTLLGKRGFSLLLRPTVYAQFVAGENEAEISQSMQKMSLQGLRPMLAVPIEEDLGESTGEKRYDDNMDIMLECVRMSHSNAWSKDPMMQLKITALLSPELCVKLTNVIRQQPYDLNLLIRSMDGEPISFPGLDEKEAAHLRSGLLRLNKIAEASVNKVRVLVDAEYTYMNPALSLVTMAMMKKFNKDGTWIWNTYQCYLKDSRSLLLDVLSLSKNEGFCLGVKLVRGAYMDKERKLAMKEGHHDPIHQSWEDTNDSYNGCLDVMLDVISQEPERYRIIVATHNEESVRRAVKRMEELGIDRDGGSVCFGQLLGMCDHVSLTLAKEGYSVYKSVPYGSVDETLPYLVRRAQENRTVLQGIRKERDLLRKELNRRLRLSLRGGS, encoded by the exons ATGCTGTGCTCTTATTTACGTCCCTCTCTCCCTCACATTTTGCCGGTGAGGCTCTTGAGTTCTGCGGCCTCCAGGGTAGCAGCGGTGAAGCAGCATGAACTCCTCTCAGACACTCTGGCCTTTGAGGACCCCCGTGCCTTCAAGGTGAAGAGTCTGGGTGAGCTGCTTCGTGCTCTGGGCGTTTTCCGCCTCTGCTCCTTCCCAGTGCTGGTTAATAACTGTGGAAAG ttGATGTCGGTGGCACGCACGCTCTTGGGAAAAAGGGGCTTTTCCTTGCTGCTGAGGCCCACTGTGTATGCCCAGTTTGTGGCTGGAGAAAATGAGGCTGAAATCTCGCAGTCGATGCAGAAGATGAGCCTGCAGGGACTGAGACCCATGCTGGCCGTGCCGATCGAGGAGGACCTCGGAGAAAGCACCGG TGAGAAAAGATACGACGACAACATGGACATCATGCTGGAGTGTGTGCGAATGTCCCACAGCAACGCTTGGAGCAAAGACCCGATGATGCAGCTGAAGATCACAGCGCTGCTCAGCCCAGAGCTGTGT GTAAAACTCACAAACGTCATCAGGCAACAGCCATACGATCTGAACCTCCTCATCAGATCAATGGATGGTGAG CCAATCAGCTTCCCCGGTTTAGATGAAAAGGAAGCTGCCCACCTACGATCTGGCCTACTGAGACTCAACAAGATAGCCGAg gcAAGTGTGAACAAAGTCAGAGTCCTGGTTGATGCTGAGTACACCTACATGAACCCCGCCCTCTCTCTTGTCACCATGGCAATGATGAAGAAATTTAACAAAGATGGTACCTGGATCTGGAACACATATCAATGTTACCTGAAG GACTCCAGGTCTCTCCTCTTAGACGTGCTGTCTCTATCCAAGAATGAGGGTTTCTGTTTGGGTGTCAAGCTGGTGAGAGGAGCCTACAtggacaaagagagaaaactagCGATGAAAGAGGGTCACCACGACCCCATCCATCAGAGCTGGGAGGACACCAATGACAG TTATAACGGATGCCTTGATGTGATGCTGGATGTCATATCCCAGGAACCTGAGCGGTACAGGATCATAGTGGCCACTCACAACGAGGAGTCAGTGAGACGAGCTGTGAAAAG AATGGAGGAGTTGGGGATAGACAGAGATGGAGGCTCAGTGTGTTTCGGTCAGCTGCTGGGCATGTGTGACCACGTCTCCCTTACACTGG CTAAGGAGGGTTACTCAGTGTACAAGTCGGTGCCCTATGGCTCAGTGGACGAAACGCTGCCCTACCTGGTGCGCAGAGCTCAGGAGAACCGCACGGTGTTGCAGGGAATCCGGAAAGAAAGAGACCTACTGAGGAAAGAGCTCAATCGGAGACTCCGGCTGAGTTTAAGGGGAGGCAGCTAA